The following proteins are encoded in a genomic region of Paenibacillus antri:
- a CDS encoding LeoA/HP0731 family dynamin-like GTPase, producing the protein MADLDDDKDYVYHSNIKREVVTNTLQGILPTNMEPRVVCVSGNPFDQGLDYWLTREEEYNQLSRLPYLIQALQKFIDTSKTELTIKAGVSVVQDAVQQLRLQLQGMKDQLAAQIEVSQNQGREIEKTADKLQRDISKKHLQIKEEIITLRQDVMVYLNGAPDRKQLQVRIQERLGQEGYILRERINLIIQKYTEQLSSDQKQLLKEVETSIKFHNQLQDQILEWSKKMGVNLASHLNSQSTRAIADSIIKLRDMSNLGIKFKPWGAMKWASRVTKFAAWLPVIFDTITTIKKIYDEQKLEGDKQKLSEELEELFRGFFDSFTLEEYADTYFKPLKGTLEVVNSIKKSIDDYIELLAKIEQAINDLEQQ; encoded by the coding sequence GTGGCCGATTTAGATGACGACAAGGACTATGTTTATCATTCAAACATCAAGAGGGAAGTCGTTACAAATACACTTCAAGGCATTCTACCGACTAATATGGAACCTAGGGTGGTTTGTGTAAGCGGGAATCCATTCGACCAGGGACTGGATTATTGGCTAACCCGAGAAGAGGAGTACAATCAATTATCGCGGTTGCCTTATTTAATCCAAGCATTGCAGAAGTTTATCGACACATCCAAGACCGAACTTACAATAAAAGCCGGTGTCAGCGTTGTTCAGGATGCGGTACAACAACTGAGGTTGCAACTCCAAGGTATGAAAGACCAGCTCGCGGCACAGATCGAAGTATCCCAGAACCAAGGGAGAGAAATCGAGAAAACCGCAGATAAATTACAGAGGGACATATCCAAGAAGCATCTCCAAATTAAAGAGGAGATAATAACGTTACGTCAAGACGTCATGGTGTATCTGAACGGTGCGCCGGATAGGAAGCAGCTTCAAGTTCGGATTCAAGAGCGTCTTGGGCAAGAAGGGTATATCTTGCGGGAGCGCATCAATCTCATTATACAGAAATATACCGAACAGCTTTCTTCCGACCAAAAGCAACTTCTTAAAGAGGTTGAGACTTCGATCAAATTTCACAATCAGCTCCAGGACCAAATCTTAGAATGGTCAAAGAAAATGGGAGTAAACCTTGCTTCCCACCTGAACTCTCAGTCTACAAGAGCCATTGCTGATTCTATTATAAAATTAAGGGATATGTCTAACCTTGGTATAAAATTCAAACCTTGGGGCGCTATGAAATGGGCGAGTCGCGTCACCAAATTTGCCGCATGGCTTCCAGTAATCTTCGATACGATCACCACTATCAAAAAAATATATGACGAGCAAAAATTAGAAGGAGATAAACAGAAGTTGTCTGAGGAGCTCGAGGAACTGTTTCGTGGCTTCTTCGATTCCTTCACGTTGGAGGAGTATGCCGATACATATTTTAAACCCCTGAAAGGGACCTTGGAAGTCGTCAATAGTATTAAGAAGTCCATCGATGACTACATCGAACTATTAGCTAAAATAGAGCAAGCGATCAACGATCTAGAACAGCAATAA
- a CDS encoding protein kinase domain-containing protein — translation MNPIALTEKEIERIISIESKKLNTLFSPSDFTTVLFAELYEDIENEELRDIFITLHTAFNNLLGFMYQKYVRGHGGHFNANPSRDLIRAIKTLRVLEAALKNSRFNFKIESSYAAVLDTCHTFLNESGGSTIPTDIPVIDLIEYKPIFTLSDVIAVKRPQGSDKLVLKGIGGGSYADVFKYKDPFYNQWFALKKAKKTLTAKELERFKNEFEETKKFDSPYIIRVYRYDDVNNEYVMEYANGKTLAEYIAVNNTKLIMQERLIFITQLFRAFSYIHSKGRLHRDVSYTNILVQIYEDTKILKISDFGLVKVPESSLTSIDSSLKGSLNDPDLGRVGFNKYEVGHEIYSIAQVINFILTGKKFGNGLYDKSKGVKDFLLRATHPDITHRFSSVTEMAAAFDTVRDEVRRVPSL, via the coding sequence GTGAATCCAATCGCACTAACAGAAAAAGAAATCGAAAGAATAATTTCCATTGAGTCCAAAAAACTAAACACTTTATTTTCCCCATCAGATTTCACAACAGTGCTATTTGCTGAATTGTATGAGGACATCGAGAACGAGGAACTCCGGGATATATTTATTACCCTGCATACCGCATTCAATAATTTACTCGGTTTTATGTACCAAAAATATGTTCGCGGACATGGGGGACATTTCAACGCCAATCCTAGCCGGGATCTGATTAGAGCTATAAAAACTCTCCGCGTTTTGGAGGCTGCACTTAAGAACAGCCGGTTTAATTTCAAAATAGAGTCCTCATATGCAGCAGTGCTGGATACCTGTCACACATTTCTAAATGAGTCCGGTGGAAGTACAATTCCCACTGATATACCCGTTATCGACCTAATCGAGTATAAACCAATATTTACACTATCTGATGTTATTGCCGTGAAACGGCCACAAGGATCGGACAAACTGGTGCTTAAAGGGATAGGCGGGGGATCATATGCCGACGTGTTTAAATACAAAGATCCGTTCTATAACCAGTGGTTTGCCCTAAAGAAAGCCAAGAAAACCCTTACGGCGAAGGAGCTCGAACGGTTTAAAAATGAGTTTGAAGAAACAAAAAAATTCGATTCCCCATACATAATTCGAGTTTACCGTTACGACGACGTCAATAATGAATATGTGATGGAATATGCAAATGGTAAGACGCTGGCCGAATATATTGCGGTGAACAACACAAAGCTTATAATGCAGGAGAGGCTTATCTTCATAACACAACTGTTCCGGGCATTTTCGTACATTCACAGCAAGGGGCGTTTACACCGCGACGTCAGCTACACCAATATTTTGGTGCAGATTTATGAAGATACCAAGATATTGAAGATATCGGATTTTGGACTTGTTAAAGTCCCCGAGAGTAGTTTGACTAGCATTGATTCTAGCCTTAAAGGCTCCCTGAACGACCCGGACCTCGGGAGGGTTGGATTTAATAAATATGAGGTCGGTCATGAAATTTACTCCATTGCCCAAGTCATTAACTTCATCTTGACCGGAAAGAAGTTTGGGAACGGACTTTATGATAAAAGCAAGGGTGTAAAGGATTTCTTATTACGAGCTACACACCCGGATATTACTCATCGCTTTTCTTCCGTAACCGAAATGGCGGCAGCGTTTGACACAGTACGTGATGAAGTTCGAAGAGTGCCGTCTCTGTAG
- a CDS encoding HIT family protein, translating into MECLGCRIANGIEPNLNIIFENELITCVLDIAPFNEGHTLILPKKHYLDVDEIDQETAYSIMDASQMLSTILKHVYKPDGIRVSQDGGKFNDLTHYHMHLIPRYEGDGFTWGEPLHPDGAEKRLPQTKEKIIRVLNQLFN; encoded by the coding sequence ATGGAATGCTTGGGATGTAGGATTGCTAATGGGATTGAACCTAATTTGAATATTATATTTGAGAACGAATTAATTACTTGTGTACTTGATATTGCTCCATTTAATGAAGGGCACACGCTAATCCTTCCTAAAAAACACTACTTGGATGTCGACGAAATTGACCAAGAAACTGCTTACAGCATCATGGACGCCTCTCAAATGCTGTCAACTATCTTGAAGCATGTATATAAGCCAGATGGTATTAGAGTGAGTCAAGATGGTGGGAAATTTAACGATTTGACTCATTATCACATGCACCTTATTCCAAGATATGAAGGTGATGGATTTACGTGGGGTGAACCGTTACATCCAGATGGTGCTGAGAAACGTTTGCCACAAACAAAAGAAAAAATCATTAGGGTCTTAAATCAACTATTCAATTAA